A stretch of DNA from Diospyros lotus cultivar Yz01 chromosome 14, ASM1463336v1, whole genome shotgun sequence:
AAAGCATTCTTTATCATGCAAAATTGCAAATGCAAATGGATTACAGTACATGTCTGAGCATTTCAGTTCACATTTGCCTATAGAGGCAGTAATCAAGAAGAATTTTCTTCTGGTAAATTGTTCCCTGTCAGCCTAGTTGTTTTTTCATGTTTGATTTGGGATAAATACATTAACTAGGATTTTGTATTCGGTCATAGTGTGGGATGCAACCATTTAGGctttttcatttatgttttttgCCATAGCTTTGAAGACATGTCATACCTGGGTATATGGCGAAGTGGTATAATTTGGTAAAAGTTCATCTTTAGGCTGATTGTAGACTAGTTTGATGCATTGGTGAAACTTCTCACAATGACACTGGTGACTGAGTAGTCTGCGGGAGTTGTGGGGTGAAGACAGAAGAAAACCTGCAGTTGCAAAAGCTTCAGCAATGGTTATGAATATTAGCTGCTGTCACAACCCATTCCCGCATTGGTAAGTCTAATTGGGAGGTAGTGGATTTATTGTTTCATCCCATGAACCCATAAGTTAACTTCAACTAGCATTCTTGGGTGAAAACCTCGtcttacaaatggtatcagaccCAACCTAGGACCATTTCTAAATTGGTACAGGCTAGAAAAGTGTTTTGAGACTGATTTGGGTCAGTTTGAGGTATGGATTTCTAGTCGACAAGGATGCcaagaataaaaaagaagagagtTTGTCATGATCAATCCCAGACCAGTAGTTTGTTGGGGGAGATCTAGGATATCTTACTTGGTCCCATGAATCCAATAGTCACCTTCAACTAGCACTTTTGGGTGACGACCCATGGTGTTACAGGTAGAGTATCAGAGCTAACATAGAACTAACATCATGTGGGTACGGGCTAGGAAAGCATTTTGAGACTTACTTTGGGTCAGATTTAGATAATATGAGATTTTTGTTCTGGCAAGGACGTTAGGAGTTCTCACAACCTAATCGCACATGGGCCGTCTATTGGGGAGATCTTGGGTACATTACTTGGTCCAGTGAACTCATATATCACCTTCAGCTGGCACTTTTGGGTGAGGATCCGTGATGTTACAAAATGTTGTGTTTCCCTTCATGCTAATTTCTCTTGCTTAAGATCCAGTAGAAAGGAAAATTGCCCTTTTGAGTGCCTATAACAAACATATAGGGACATAGGTGACTAAATCAAACTTTGTGAATGCATATCCTCAGGATGAGGTTTAAACAGATTTTCACCTTTATGATATTGCTTCTTTACAAAGAATGTGAAGGTTTGGTGCAGAGCCAATCACCCCCAGCCAAATACTCTTTTTTCCTCATAATTGGCTGATAATGCAGCTCTTCATCTTTCTGGTTTTCATTTTGTGTGCTATTtgttttttctatcttttttctGTTCAATGAACCATCATCAATCTGTTTTTTTGTCTTAGGTTTTACTTAGTCAATGCCATCGGTTTCGTGCTTTGGTGCTTCTTGGAAAATTCCTTGATATGGGTCCCTGGGCTGTAGATCTGGTAATTTGCTGTGGCTTTGctattaaaaatttctttttcttttctgtatGAACACTGGTAGTTTGTGGAAACTCATTCAGTAATTTACTTAATTGAAGTTTCTTTCTTGCAGGCCTTGTCTGTTGGAATATTTCCATATGTTCTAAAGCTGTTGCAAACTACTACTCCAGAGTTGCAGCAGATTCTCGTGTTTATATGGACAAAGATCCTTGCACTTGATAAGGTTTATATAGGAGTTTCTTGTTTACTAGCAATCTTCTAAACAATTTTTGTCAAtgtataacataaaattatatgtattttattgcATTTCAAACCTCCTCTCATGTGGCAGATTATGTGTTGCAATTTCGCTTGCATTTTGTACccttatttgatattttgtttattcgAGTTCTGTTCGTTGGACAATAGTCGTGCCAGGTAGATCTGGTAAAGGATGGGGGGCAGACGTACTTCATAAGGTTTCTTGATAATGTGGAAGCATATCAAGAACAGCGTGCAATGGCTGCATTTGTTTTGGCTGTTATTGTAGATGGACACAGGCGGGGTCAGGAGGCTTGTATTGAAGCTGGTTTGTTACATGTTTGCTTGAAGCATCTTCGGAGTTCAAAGCCAAATGATATTCAAACTGAACCCCTATTTCTTCACTGGCTTTGTCTCTGTCTGGGTAAGCTCTGGGAGGATTTTACAGAGGCAAAATTAATAGGTTTGAAGGCAGATGCGCCAGCTATATATGCACCTCTACTCTCTCAGCCACAACCAGAGGTctcatttgttttctttttaaattattttctattagatatgtaaattttgatttatgcaTTTAGTTTAGGTACAGCAATTGTAGAAGTAACTTCTTTTCAGGTTAGAGCATCAGCCGTTTTTGCACTGGGCACTTTACTTGATGTTGAATTTGACTCGTCAAGAGATCCTGCTGGAGATGAagaatatgatgatgatgatgaaaaagTTCCTGCTGGAATTAGTATTATTAAAAGCCTTCTAAGTGTTGTTTCTGATGGAAGCCCACTTGTGCGGGAAGAGGTTGCTGTAGGTATGTTGACCCTCACAACATTTTCACGTGGTAGATTTCTTTATTCTGTCaaatagtaaatataataaCTGAAAACtgttaattttcttatttgaaaagaAGATGATTGAAATGGTAAATGTTGGTATGATTTGGTTAGTTAACTACACATTTTTACTTTGGAAAAGTATTGCTTAAATGGTCCTAtatcctcttttctttttattatctttctctgcttttgtttcttcttttaccTAATACTTATTGTAGTACATTccttatgaaattaatttttgaaatgtaacGCCTGATGATAAATTTGTCATTGATAGATTATATgttttaacatgattttttctgttttattgGAAACAATTGGCTTCACTCAGCAAGAaggggaaaaataatgaaaaaagtgGCTTCAGGGTTAATGTCATAGATATATTAGACCTGAGTTTAATGTGCAGTATATGGTTGCAATGGTAGTTCTCTTACTAAAATATATTACGCCTAGCCACCTTGTGTTGTCTAAAATATACTAGATACCCGCAGTTGGATACTGTACAATTATCCTACATAAATGTTGTTTAATGTGATCATTCTGAAACCATTTCTTGTATCTTAAATATGTTAGTTGTTTATTGCCGTGTATTATGGTGTTATCCATCATCTTTTCTGTTTCATGTTCAATCCCATGATATTGGGTTGTATTTCCCGCTTTTTATCCCCTATTCTTATTTGTACTATACTTTGGTGggcattttattatattttgaagtGTGTGAATGATAATTCTCCCCCATTTAACAGCTCTGGCGCAGTTTGCCTTTCACCACAAGAAACACTTGAAGCCAATTGCTGCGGCATATTGTAAACCCCAGTCTGGTTCTGTGCTTACTTCTTTGCCTTCTTTGGCTAACAAAGGCACAGGAACTGGTTATATTGCTCCAACGCAGTACATGCCCCATGGAAGTATGGGTCCTTCCCAAATTGGTCCTCTGTTAAGAATTAGTGGAGACAACCCACTAGCAATCCGAGATGGGAGGGTTTCTACCAGTAGCCCCCTTTCTAACTCCAGAAGAATGCATGGTTCTCCACTGTCTGATGATTCATCACAACACTCTGATTCTTCTGTACTCAATGACTGCATGAGCAATGGGATTGTAGATCATACAAGGCCAAAGCCTTTAGATAATGCATTGTATTCACAATGTGTATTGGCAATGCTTACATTGGCCCGGGATCCATCACCACGTATTGCCAGGCTTGGTCAGCGAGTGCTGTCCATTATTGGGATTGAGCAAGTGCTGACAAAACCTGTGTGGCCTACCAACAGCAGTGTTCAGCCAGGTGAACCCACAACTCCAAGTCTTGCTGGCTTAGCTCGTTCATCTTCTTGGTTTGATATGAATGgaggtaatttttttatttctgtttgGATTGTGGTTCTTGTATTGAGCATCATCAGTTGATCAAGTTTTCCAGGGCATGAGTATAGTTTATTGTTTAAGGGGAAAGGACAAAATCACTTAACTGATAGATGTAGGTTCCAGTAGTCAGGTCACAACAACACCTACTTGCCTTATCACATCTGATGTGAGGATAATCCAATCAATTTTGGTAGCCTTGCCCATCTATTATGGATTACAGATTTAATTGGTTgtcatttcttaattattggTCTTATGACACTCTAACTACTAGCAGACTCTTTGCTAGTGTTTGCTTTACAAGGTGATATTTTGCTCCTTTGCTTGTATTACATTCTTGCTTTGTTATCTATTACGAGTTTTTACCCTTTGCAATcctgttttttcttttgttctctaATAGTAATTTACTATTTGGAACCTGTTTGCAGGCAATTTGCCACTTACTTTTAGAACTCCTCCTGTTAGTCCTCCTCGACCGAGTTACTTACCACTACCAAGAATGCGGAGAGTTCTGTCATTAGAACTTAGGCCTCACCTAATGAATTCTCATGACAGTGGATTAGCTGATCCACTTTTAGGTTCTGGTGGAGCTTCTGGAGTTCGAGAGCGTTGTTTCCTTCCAAAGTCGACAATCTACAACTGGAGTTGCGGTCACTTCTCAAAGCCTCTTCTTACACCTGCAGATGATAGTGAAGAAATAATGGCTAGAAGGgccaagagagaaaaatatgcCCTGGATCAAATCACAAAATGCCAACATTCTAGTGGGTCTTTGTTATGATTAGTCTTTAGTTTTCTCTATGATTTTATGATACATTTGTTTGTGATCTAATTCTGGTATAAGCCCAGGTCTTTGTTTCCATTTCAATTTCTTgataatatttcattttataagcCCTAATGatattcttttgttttcttgtcaGCTGTTAAGAAATTGCGTCAAATTCCTAGTTGGGATACAAAATTTGAGACGGGTACCAAAGCAATTTTACTGCAACCTTTCTTTCCTGTTGTCATTGCTGCGGATGAGACTGAACGAATTAGGTTTGTGACTTTCATATACGtttacttatttttcttttcctttttctttagcaATCAAATCCATGATGTATTGAGGATTACACCAAGTTGGCATCTTTGCAAATAGGTACAGCAAACTGATTTTGTGCTAACCAGGCCATCTCTATGATCTGTGGTTATGGATGAAATGGCTTAGTAACAAATTTTGTTGAACTGATTCTGTAACTGCAGTTGATTTAAGTAAATTTTAGTTAGGTGATTTAAATTTCTCAACTTGGGGCTAAATTTCCTGTGTTTCTGGTTTTTGATTATCAAGCTTTGACCCTGAGTTTGTAGAATATTTAAAACTGTGCAGCATggaatgaaatatattaatgaggtttcttttttttttcttttgctaggTATATTAATGAGGTTTCTAGTATACTTAATTGCATCCAtgttcagttgaatgatctgtgcACTGTAAATTCAATTTGTATGTTGTACATTTCTACTAACTGGTTTGTTACTATATATTTCCAGGATATGGAATTATGAGGAAAATACTCTTCTAAACAGCTTTGACAATCATGATTATCCTCGCAAAGGAATATCAAAGCTCTGCCTATTAAATGAGCTCGATGACAGCTTGCTTCTTGTTGGCTCATGTAAATTTCTGTTCTGTATTTGTTCAGTTTCATGGTGCTTATGAAGTTTTTCTGCAAGCTTTGCTTTTTAATTACATGTAACTTCTGTAATGCGCTTGCTACTCAGGTGATGGCAATGTCCGGATTTGGAAAGATTTCTCTTTAAGGGGTAAACAGAAACTTGTAACTGCATTCTCTTCAATCCAAGGTCACAGACCTGGTGTTCGAAGTGTGAATGCTGTTGTGGATTGGCAGCAACAATCTGGATACTTGGTATATGCTAACTATAGGCATATTTCTACTtgctcaattttttattttttgtttgctcATGTGTTATTTTAATGCTGCTATTACTAGTATGCTTCTGGCGAAACATCGTCAATTATGATCTGGGACCTGGAGAAAGAACAACTTGTTAATTCTATTCCTTCCTCCTCAGAATACAGCATCTCAGCTTTGGTGGGTTTTAATTCAAACGTATAGCTTTTTTATGTCATTTTGTCCTACTTGACTTGCTTTctctattgttgtattcaattataGCAtcacctttttcttcttttctgaaatttttctataGGTGATTTATGCTCATAACTCCATAATATCACTGTTGCTAAAGTATGCAACTTGCTTGGATCAGTTTGGAAAACAAATTGCATGATAAAAATAACTTTgcagttattaaattatatgagGTGAAATTGTTTGCTGATATAATTTATTACTGTAGAGTTGCTTCATcggcatgatttttgtttagttctgggttttttattttgcttttcttctttctctaacTTCTGTAAACAATAACTCAATGTAGATACAGGAATCCAAAGTAagctaaaacaaataaataaaacaatttattatcattgtttttgttttctatggtCTTGGCATGCTTTTGAGGATCCATTTGAAATGATCTTCATTCTGTTGATTGTTGTTTGGGATCCTTGTTGGTAGATTAACTTGTTACCTGTCCATGATTGATCTTGTGGATCCTTGTTTGTAGGTTAACCTATTACCTGCACTATTACTACTTTTTTCTTCTTAGTTGTGTTGTAACCATCTTTTATTGTCAATGACAATATTtctagtttttttgtttttttttccctgaGAATATTTCTAGTTTTTAATGGTCATATTTATCCATGTTTATGTAGTCTGCTTCACAAGCGCATGGGGGTCAATTTGTAGCTGGTTTTGTAGATGGTTCTGTTAGACTGTTTGACATTAGAGCTCCTGAAAGgtaagaaattatatatattacgatTGCAAGTTGTTATTATATATGTGACTTGAATAGAGATTGTTCTCGTTCCTGATAAATATAAGTATGACAACTATGTCTTGTCCTGAGGCTtcaagtttttaatttatttctttatttctttatgttTGAAACTATTGCTAATCATCAAGAAGGTGCTCATGATTTTATAGTTtatatattagaattattagtataattagatatattgtatattgttgttagtgtttttatttatttgttttaactatgtgtaattaggctaagCCTGTAGGTTATTAGGCCCGTTGTGCCAATTATAAATAACACATTAAGAAAttaatctcttaggtttttctctcataattgttttctcacatggtatcaaagccattgGTGAGAAAAACCCTAGCCACCGCTATGTATATTTTTCCAGCGGCctcaaaaccctaattttctttcttcaccgTCATTGTtcacgcaaaaaaaaaaaaaaaaaaaactagttttCCTTCATTGTCACTGTTCACGCCAGAACATCATTGTCCGACCGTCGTTTGCTGGAACCGACCCTACCCTAGGGTTCGTCGCCTTTAGGCTGAGTTGTCGTTGGAAAATCGCAGCCGCCAGAGCCCCCACATGCCACCACAACGCACAACCATCTGCCCCCCACGCGCCGGCGCGTAAAGGCGCGTCCGTCGGCTGTTTTCTCCTGCTTTCTCCAGATCAACTCGCCTCCCTTCTCTAGGCCTATTCCCGGTGTCAAATCCTTGCTATGTCTAACCTTAGTGACGCAATTTCTGTTGGTGCTACTCCCGCAATTGAACCTGTTGCCCTTGCGGCCTCTCAGTCCTTTACTGTCTCCAATCTCAAAACAACCAATATCACCActgtcaagttgatagggtctgcCAATTATCTCTTATGGGCAGCCTTTGTCAAAATGTGATTCAAAAGGCAAGGCCAAGTTGATCATCTAAccacaaaggctgaaagtgtgTTGGAAGCTAATCgggctagatgggaacaagttgatgcccaatTATGTAGTCTCCTATGGCAGTCCATTGATCCATATCATGCAGctcttttggccatttgaaacttgtgttgatgtgtggaaggaagctgaagaaTGTTATACGAATGACATTCAACGTTTGTACACtgtggtctctaatatcaagaatctgaAGCAAGAGtcgtccatggaatcttatttGGGATAGGTTCGGGTTCTTATGCTAGAATTTGATTCTCTTCTTCCCATTACTATGATCAAGACCGAACAAGTTGCTTAaagagaagttttttatggttattgctctttCCGGTCTAAACCCAGAATTTGACACCATCaggcatcaaatcttgaccagctCCACCAAtcctaccatgaaggactcttttaaaaggttgttgaacatgatcggcacatggtatgtcctcttcttctcatgttcCTCCAACCAAATCTTCAGGCCTTGTGTCTCAGGCTTCTCACTCAGGAGGAAATAGAGGCCGTAATAATAATCGGACACGTCCacagtgtaccttttgtaagaaactgagtcatcttgaggacaggtgttggaagaaacatggtcggccCGCTGCTCCGCCCAATTTGCATCGAGTTCACAGTTGATACCTATGTCTGCAACTGAGTATGatgtttttttgaaatttcagGCCACCCAACAGTCTCATCCTGGTAATCACGTTGCTTGCGTTGCTAAAAGCCCATCCCTTGatccttggattatagattctggcGCCACTGATCATATGTATagtaatgaacttcttttctcttcacttATTTATTCTGATACCTTGCCTACAGTTATCTTGGCTGATGGCACCAAAACTATAGTTAAAGGGATAGGCCAAACCACACCCACTTcgtctttatttttaaattcggTTTTATATGTCCCTGACAGtcctttcaatttgatttcagcTAGTTAGCTTACTAAAACCCTTAACTACTCAGTCACTTTCACTCCTACCTCTGTTTGTGTACAGGACTAGGGTACGGGGTGGACGATTGGCGTCGGACGTGAGTTAcagggtcactatcatcttgcTGTGCTAATGGCTTACACTAGTGCTGCTTCCCCAGATCTTTTCCACTCTCATCTTGGTCATCCCAGCCtctccaaattgaagaaattagttcctagtttgtcaTCGCTGTCTATTTTTGATTGAGTCATGTTAGCGTGGTAAACACACACGTAGTTCTTCCCCAGATCTTCTCCACTCCCATAAGCATTTTTAGACTAAAGACCTAGGCAAACTCTGGTATTTCTTGGGATTGAAGTTGCTTAATCAATAGATGGGATCTCAATTTCTCAGAAAGTTTTAGAAGAAACCGGTATGATGAACTGCAAACCAATTGACACCCCAATGGAATCAAATGTCAAACTCTTGCTGGGACAGGGGGAGTCTTACTCAGATCCTGGAAGGTATGGAAGATTGGTAGGCAAACTAAACTTTCTCATAGTCACTTGTCCCGACATTACTTTTGCTGTGAGTGTGGTGAGTCAGTTTCTCAATTCTCtatgtgattctcactgggatgCTGTTATTCGGATTCTAAGATATATCAAACAAGCATCGGGTAAAGGGATACTCTATGAGAATAAGGGGCGcacagatatttgttgttatgcagatgcagattgggccgGCTCTCCTTCTGATCATCTGTCGACCTCtggatattgtgttcttgtgggaggaaatcttatttcttggaaaaataagaaacaaaatgtagtagtTAGATCCAGTGCAGAGGCAGCCTAGCTTAAGCAACTCTTAGagaaactcaagttttgtgaagtgtcccctatgaagcttgtttgtaATAATCAGGCTGCcttgcacattgcttccaatccagtgttccatgagcggactaagcatattaaaatcgactgtcactttattagagaaaaactGATTGAAGGTGTTAattgttacagagtttgttaacttTAGTGATCAATTTGCCGATGTCTTCCCTAAGTCTCTAAACGGTCATCGAATAGAATATATCTGTAACAAaattggtgcatatgatatctatgttCCAGCTTGAGGAGGAGTactagaattattagtataattagatatattacatattgttgttagtgtttttatttatttatttatttgttataattatatgtaATTAGGCTAAGACTATAAGCTAAGCTTGTAGGTTATTAGGCCcgttgtgcctattataaataacatactaagagactaatctcttaagtttttctctcataattgttttctcaccTTCTATATCATTAATAGGAATATAATTGGTTATAATCAATGTCCAATCTTATCTTTCGTGGCTTCTTAATCTGTGCCAGGATTGTATGTTCAGCTAGGCCACATGCCTCAAGTATTGAAAGAGTTGTGGGGATTGGCTTTCAACCTGGACTTGATCCAGCAAAGGTACAGACTCGACACCTTTAATACAAGTGCTCAGTTACAAATGTGAGGTCTTTCTGACGCTCTTGCTGTAGGTAGGCGTTTTTCCTTTGTAAAAATAAGGTCGTTTTTAAACCCATGGCTTTATACCTGTTTACACTCAGATTGTCAGTGCATCTCAAGCCGGTGACATCCAGATTCTTGATGTCAGACGGCAGAAGAATACCTACTTGACAATTGATGGTCAAAGGGGCTCTCTTACTTCTTTGGCCATTCATCGACATGCACCCGTCATTGCCTGTGGCTCAGCCAAACAGCTTATTGAAATCTTCAATTTGAAGGGAGAACGATTAAGCAGCACTAGATCTTTTTCAGCCTTCATGACGCCGAAAATAGGTCCTGTAAGCTGCGTCACCTTTGATCCTTATCAAGTGCTACTTGCTGCTGGTGCTACAGATGCTGGCGTGTCTTTCTTTACTGCTGAACCAACTACAGCAAGATGAATGTACATTTGATTCATATCATGCATACAAGCCTTCCAGTTTGGGAGCAGCTGTACAGTGGAAAGGGCTTGCATTTGAGGGGTCATCAAAGTTTATTTGGGCTGCAAACGGGGATCACTGGGTCTCGCTGGGTATGCTAATGCTGCTCCAGTTCCTCCTTGAAGAAACAATTACAGGTTGCGTCAAAGTGTTCAAAAGTATATGCAATGTATTCAATTGGCCTCCACTGGCGAGGTGATCTGTACAGAGTTGGGAAGGAATACACCATATTCCTTTGGAGGCTTTGGCAAATAATCTGATGATATATTTAGCTAAACATGGTGTAAAtatcatcttttttcttttcagtttctCCTAGCTTTTCTGGCTTGTTAAAATCCTTACTCCTCTTCAGGCATTTTGTTCAACTTGTATAGCAACTGGATTAtcattatgaaaattaaatgttttgttgATAGTGGCCTGAATAATCTTTTAAGCAGTCTTGGTATGTTGTCTGTTGAAAGCGGCAGCATCTTCCATGttttttgggggaggggggtgaAGCTTTAAGAAATTTAACCTCCATCGAAAAATGAGCTCCAATATCCTACTAGTTTCCAGGCCTCTATAgctttaaaaggaaaaaaaaaaacaaaaaccaaacaaagaaagaaagaaactttAAACCTGTAGGTACGCTTCAACCAGAATTAATCTTCAATGGCTTCAGAAATCATGATGTGGAGCAGTATTGTTTTCTTTATCAAAGATGATCAAAGAATGTTGTGGTGATGCAAGGGACTGATTGCAAGGACCCTACAACTGTGCGAATTGGAAAATGGATGAcagacacacatatatataagacAAAAATGGCAAACTAGGGACAGAAAAACCAGAATATCATACAATAAACATATTACTTTCTCCCACCCACCATACTTTGGTTGGAGACTCCTGGCAAGCCAGAGGTGCTGCTTGTCATCTTAAATTTGCTGTCTCCATTGCCAAGAATATTAAGATCTTCAAACAATCGGTACGAGGGAACAAAGGGTTTCTGTCCACCTGCAGGGGTAGGGGTCCGAGGGCCATAGCTCACTCTCGGCTCCCCATTCATAGGTAATCCTCCATTGCTCGCTCTCACAGGGAATGTACCATAGTGCTCTAACTGTCTGCCTCCTTCCACGAGCGAATAAGATGTGTTTGTTGGCAGACTTGAATAAGGATTACGTGTTGTAGATAAATGATTCTGGCTGCTTAAATAACCAGGAGTTGGTGCCCATGGAGGAGGGGGGTAGCCAGATGAGTATAGAGGGCACTGAGGTCGCGTTTGCGGCTGCAGTGGCAATGGCGATTGGAGCCGAGGCTGTAGTTGCTGTTGGGTTTTGGGTTGAGGTTCTACCTGCAGTGGAGAATATGATTGAGCATGAGGTTTAGGGAGTGCTTGGGGTTGGTGCTGAGGCTGAGCCCAGGGAGCAACATAACTGTTGAAGGGCACTTGTCCCTGGTTTGAGGAAGAAGCCTGGTCAGCGTTGGGGTATCCTTGTATGGTGGACACAGAAGGATGAATGTTCTGAGAAGCAGTGGCAGTAGTGTGAGGAGTTTCAGGAGATGCTGTTACGGTTGATAAGGTGAGAGTCAGAAAGTCGATCATATCTTGCTCAGTTGTGATCCTAACTGGTACCGGTGGATCAGACACAACTAATGCATTACACGGGACAGGAACTGAGGCCACAGGCATGGATGATACTGCATTGTTGCTAGAGTTCAATGAAGTAACACTTTCACTAGTACCCAAAGATGTATCTTGAGAAGTAGTTGGCCTGGTTTTGGAATGCCTGCATCCATACAATTGAGGAGAGTAATACAGAAATCTTCCATTAATGTGCAACTGCAATTACTTAAACCCCCTGaggaatatataatatatgataagcCATGCATGAGTAAAAAGCAACCTTCGTGCTAGTAATGCGAAGTCATCTTCCTCGTCTTC
This window harbors:
- the LOC127791132 gene encoding TOM1-like protein 6 isoform X2, with protein sequence MVKNCGDNVHFHIADRNILQDMIKFVKKKADIHVKDKMLVLLDSWQEAFGGPEGKYPQYYWAYEELRHSGVVFPQRSFDTAPIITPPASHSTPSYAQASYGMPINSSTKLEEAMAAEMENLSLSSINSMRNVSDLLADMLQALNPGDRESVKDEIIIHLVNQCRSNQKKLMQMLTTTGDEELLGRGLELNDSLQIVLVKHDALASGFPLPTEASSSNSKFVEAREISPKSNGGQQPSKTPDANPSAPAVTATKDQVEDEEDDFALLARRHSKTRPTTSQDTSLGTSESVTSLNSSNNAVSSMPVASVPVPCNALVVSDPPVPVRITTEQDMIDFLTLTLSTVTASPETPHTTATASQNIHPSVSTIQGYPNADQASSSNQGQVPFNSYVAPWAQPQHQPQALPKPHAQSYSPLQVEPQPKTQQQLQPRLQSPLPLQPQTRPQCPLYSSGYPPPPWAPTPGYLSSQNHLSTTRNPYSSLPTNTSYSLVEGGRQLEHYGTFPVRASNGGLPMNGEPRVSYGPRTPTPAGGQKPFVPSYRLFEDLNILGNGDSKFKMTSSTSGLPGVSNQSMVGGRK